A section of the Streptomyces sp. NBC_00178 genome encodes:
- a CDS encoding putative bifunctional diguanylate cyclase/phosphodiesterase — MSALGAMLSRQPATGRTAGLRAQLALAALCAGYGVGAAVGWGSPRLALFMGDFGLSVAALIAAVSCFLYARAGDIRFRPAWLLFSLSSAMAAGGNAVWGWYEVVLGRAVPSPSLADLFFLCFAPPAIVGLLVLAKRPVTRAGWVCLVLDAWLIGGSLLTLSWSLALAHTAHVVNEAGESVARAALSLAYPLLDIVLVSMVLALHFRRVNVNRSAVNTAIAGLALTVVCDALFTAPLLRSAYHSGQLLDAGWFAGSLLLAYAPWGARRHEEDNAVDAVPEARAVSRPIAGSLAALTPYLAAAVCTLGILYNVVEGRRVDRVVVLTGCTVVLALVLRQAIMLLDNIALTHELAQKENYFRSLVQGSSDVIMIAEPSGVLRYVSPAAAGVYRRDAEDLVGAELASIIHPDDLGGVVHELRRFLAAPSRDARTTRIECRFRSGTGDWLHVESTVNRHEGGLLLNSRDVTERVRLQAQLQHNAEHDPLTDLPNRSLFTARVGRALGGRRAGDPGTAVLFIDLDGFKAVNDSIGHQAGDELLIQAARRLQESVRTSDTAARLGGDEFAALIVGDGTRDQAARECQVHEIAERLRLRLSQPYRIGTGDVRVAASIGVAFAEPSITPKDLMRNADLAMYRAKAGGKDRVELYAPQMQADVVRRSELVARTRTALRDGEFALLHQPVVHLATGTVAAVAAQARWRSSQGILFTPAEFLRAPEDGERAAELSTWLLEEAVEQAADRAGAGHAVSVSVRVPASRLLDRTLPPGSVEALLTRYGLPSGALMIEVADSDPRISFDELEQRLVSLRRLGVRIALDGFGSGYAAVNALRRLPVDVLKLDRCLVEGVVESARLHKITSGLLRIAGDLGMQSVADGVDVPEQVRALRAMGCTHGQGMAFAGPLDEYRLRRTLIRGKYPVPGLGPAARPVLAGGSIPLQTRSHDETPVPPT, encoded by the coding sequence GTGAGCGCCCTCGGCGCCATGCTCTCCCGGCAGCCCGCCACCGGCCGCACCGCGGGGCTGCGCGCCCAGCTCGCCCTCGCCGCCCTCTGCGCCGGATACGGGGTGGGGGCGGCCGTCGGCTGGGGATCGCCCCGACTCGCCCTGTTCATGGGCGACTTCGGCCTCAGTGTCGCGGCGCTGATCGCCGCCGTCTCGTGCTTCCTCTACGCCCGCGCCGGTGACATCCGGTTCCGGCCGGCCTGGCTCCTGTTCTCCCTCTCCTCCGCGATGGCCGCGGGCGGGAACGCCGTCTGGGGATGGTACGAGGTGGTGCTGGGGCGCGCGGTGCCCTCCCCCTCGCTCGCCGACCTCTTCTTCCTCTGCTTCGCACCGCCCGCCATCGTCGGCCTGCTCGTCCTCGCCAAGCGGCCGGTCACCAGGGCGGGCTGGGTCTGCCTCGTGCTGGACGCCTGGCTGATCGGCGGGTCCCTCCTGACCCTCTCCTGGAGCCTCGCGCTCGCCCACACCGCCCACGTCGTGAACGAGGCGGGCGAGAGCGTCGCGAGGGCGGCCCTCTCCCTCGCCTACCCCCTGCTCGACATCGTCCTGGTGTCCATGGTCCTCGCGCTGCACTTCCGGCGGGTCAACGTGAACCGCTCCGCCGTGAACACGGCCATCGCGGGCCTCGCCCTGACCGTGGTGTGCGACGCGCTGTTCACGGCCCCGCTGCTGCGCTCGGCGTACCACTCCGGACAGCTCCTGGACGCCGGGTGGTTCGCCGGTTCCCTCCTCCTCGCCTACGCGCCCTGGGGGGCCCGTCGGCACGAGGAGGACAACGCTGTCGACGCCGTCCCGGAAGCCCGGGCCGTGAGCCGTCCCATCGCCGGCTCCCTGGCCGCGCTCACGCCGTACCTCGCCGCGGCCGTGTGCACCCTCGGCATCCTCTACAACGTGGTCGAGGGCCGCCGGGTCGACCGCGTCGTCGTCCTCACCGGCTGCACCGTGGTGCTCGCCCTGGTGCTGCGGCAGGCCATCATGCTCCTCGACAACATCGCCCTCACCCATGAACTCGCCCAGAAAGAGAACTACTTCCGCTCCCTGGTGCAGGGCTCCAGCGACGTCATCATGATCGCCGAGCCGAGCGGCGTGCTGCGCTACGTCAGCCCCGCCGCGGCCGGGGTGTACCGGCGCGACGCCGAGGACCTCGTCGGCGCGGAGCTCGCGTCGATCATCCACCCCGACGACCTCGGGGGAGTGGTCCACGAGCTGCGGCGCTTCCTCGCCGCGCCCTCGCGCGACGCGCGCACCACCCGTATCGAATGCCGCTTCCGGTCGGGCACGGGGGACTGGCTGCACGTCGAGTCGACCGTCAACCGGCACGAGGGCGGCCTGCTGCTCAACAGCCGGGACGTCACCGAGCGGGTCAGGCTGCAGGCGCAGTTGCAGCACAACGCCGAGCACGACCCCCTGACCGACCTGCCCAACCGGTCCCTCTTCACCGCCCGGGTCGGCCGCGCGCTCGGCGGCCGGAGAGCCGGCGACCCCGGCACGGCGGTGCTCTTCATCGACCTCGACGGCTTCAAGGCCGTCAACGACTCCATCGGCCACCAGGCGGGCGACGAACTGCTGATCCAGGCGGCCCGCAGGCTCCAGGAGTCCGTACGCACCTCCGACACGGCGGCGCGCCTGGGCGGGGACGAGTTCGCCGCCCTCATCGTCGGTGACGGCACGCGCGACCAGGCCGCCAGGGAGTGCCAGGTCCACGAGATCGCCGAGCGGCTGCGCCTGAGGCTCTCCCAGCCGTACCGGATCGGCACCGGGGACGTCAGGGTGGCCGCCTCCATCGGAGTCGCCTTCGCCGAGCCCTCCATCACGCCCAAGGACCTCATGCGCAACGCCGACCTCGCCATGTACCGGGCGAAGGCGGGCGGCAAGGACCGGGTCGAGCTGTACGCCCCCCAGATGCAGGCCGACGTCGTGCGCCGCTCGGAACTGGTCGCGCGGACGCGCACCGCCCTGCGCGACGGCGAGTTCGCGCTGCTGCACCAGCCCGTCGTCCATCTGGCCACCGGGACGGTCGCGGCCGTCGCCGCCCAGGCCCGATGGCGGTCCTCCCAGGGCATCCTCTTCACCCCCGCGGAGTTCCTCAGGGCGCCCGAGGACGGCGAGCGCGCCGCCGAGCTCAGCACCTGGCTCCTGGAGGAGGCCGTCGAGCAGGCCGCCGACCGGGCGGGCGCCGGGCACGCCGTCTCCGTCAGCGTGCGGGTCCCGGCCTCCAGGCTGCTGGACCGGACCCTTCCCCCGGGATCGGTCGAGGCGCTCCTGACGCGGTACGGCCTGCCCTCCGGCGCCCTCATGATCGAGGTGGCCGACAGCGACCCCCGGATCTCCTTCGACGAGCTGGAACAGCGGCTGGTGTCCCTGCGGCGTCTCGGTGTACGGATCGCGCTCGACGGCTTCGGCAGCGGGTACGCCGCCGTCAACGCCCTGCGCCGCCTCCCCGTCGACGTGCTGAAGCTGGACCGCTGCCTGGTGGAGGGCGTGGTCGAGTCGGCGAGGCTCCACAAGATCACCAGTGGGCTGCTGCGCATCGCCGGCGACCTCGGGATGCAGTCCGTGGCCGACGGGGTGGACGTACCCGAGCAGGTGCGGGCCCTGCGTGCCATGGGCTGCACGCACGGCCAGGGCATGGCCTTCGCCGGGCCGCTGGACGAATACCGTCTGCGGCGGACGCTGATCCGCGGGAAGTACCCCGTCCCGGGTCTCGGGCCGGCGGCTCGGCCGGTGCTCGCGGGCGGCTCGATTCCGCTCCAGACCCGCTCACATGATGAGACGCCCGTCCCACCCACTTGA
- a CDS encoding acetolactate synthase large subunit, whose protein sequence is MPMTEQATGAQHPQPRARNGGPSSASVEHLTGAQSLIRSLEEVGADTVFGLPGGCILPAYDPLMDSTRVRHILVRHEQGAGHAATGYAQATGKVGVCMVTSGPGATNLVTPIADAAMDSVPMVAITGQVASAAIGTDAFQEADICGITMPITKHNFLVTRAEDIAHTIAEAFHIASTGRPGPVLVDIAKDALQAQTTFSWPPTMDLPGYRPVTKPHAKQIREAARLITQAQRPVLYVGGGVLKAGATAELKVLAELTGAPVTTTLMALGAFPDSHPLHVGMPGMHGSVTAVTALQKADLIVALGARFDDRVTGKLDSFAPYAKIVHADIDPAEIGKNREADVPIVGDAREVIADLVQAVQAEHTTGTPGISAQERYAAWWKDLNRWRETYPVGYDLPEDGSLSPQQVIQRIGELAPDGTIFAAGVGQHQMWASHFIQYEQPATWLNSGGAGTMGYAVPAAMGAKAGMPERAVWAIDGDGCFQMTNQELTTCALNNIPIKVAIINNGALGMVRQWQTLFYNQRYSNTVLHTGADPDGVPAKGTRVPDFVKLSEAMGCYAIRCEDPADLDKVIAEANAINDRPVVIDFIVHEDAMVWPMVAAGTSNDEVMAARGVRPDFGDNEDD, encoded by the coding sequence ATGCCGATGACCGAGCAGGCCACCGGGGCCCAGCACCCGCAGCCGCGGGCCCGTAACGGCGGACCGTCCTCCGCCTCCGTTGAGCACCTCACGGGCGCGCAGTCCCTCATCCGTTCTCTCGAGGAGGTCGGGGCCGACACCGTGTTCGGGCTCCCCGGCGGCTGCATCCTCCCGGCGTACGACCCGCTGATGGACTCCACCCGCGTCCGGCACATCCTGGTCCGCCACGAGCAGGGTGCGGGCCACGCGGCCACCGGTTACGCACAGGCCACCGGCAAGGTCGGGGTCTGCATGGTCACCTCGGGCCCCGGCGCCACGAACCTGGTCACCCCGATCGCCGACGCCGCGATGGACTCGGTGCCGATGGTCGCGATCACCGGCCAGGTGGCCTCCGCCGCCATCGGCACGGACGCCTTCCAGGAAGCCGACATCTGCGGCATCACGATGCCGATCACGAAGCACAACTTCCTGGTCACCCGCGCCGAGGACATTGCGCATACCATCGCCGAGGCCTTCCACATCGCCTCGACCGGCCGCCCGGGCCCGGTCCTCGTCGACATCGCCAAGGACGCACTGCAGGCGCAGACGACCTTCAGCTGGCCGCCGACGATGGACCTGCCCGGCTACCGTCCGGTCACCAAGCCGCACGCCAAGCAGATCCGCGAGGCCGCCCGGCTGATCACGCAGGCCCAGCGCCCGGTGCTGTACGTCGGCGGCGGCGTCCTCAAGGCCGGCGCCACCGCCGAGCTGAAGGTCCTGGCGGAGCTCACCGGAGCGCCCGTGACCACCACCCTGATGGCGCTCGGCGCGTTCCCCGACAGCCACCCGCTGCACGTGGGAATGCCCGGCATGCACGGCTCGGTCACCGCCGTCACCGCGCTCCAGAAGGCCGACCTGATCGTCGCGCTCGGTGCGAGGTTCGACGACCGGGTCACCGGGAAGCTCGACAGCTTCGCCCCGTACGCCAAGATCGTCCACGCCGACATCGACCCCGCCGAGATCGGCAAGAACCGCGAAGCCGACGTCCCGATCGTCGGTGACGCCCGGGAGGTCATCGCCGACCTCGTCCAGGCGGTCCAGGCGGAGCACACCACCGGCACACCCGGCATCTCCGCCCAGGAGCGGTACGCGGCGTGGTGGAAGGACCTCAACCGCTGGCGCGAGACCTATCCCGTCGGCTACGACCTGCCCGAGGACGGCAGCCTCTCGCCGCAGCAGGTCATCCAGCGCATCGGTGAACTCGCCCCCGACGGCACGATCTTCGCCGCGGGCGTCGGCCAGCACCAGATGTGGGCCTCGCACTTCATCCAGTACGAGCAGCCCGCGACCTGGCTCAACTCCGGCGGCGCCGGGACCATGGGCTACGCCGTCCCGGCGGCGATGGGCGCCAAGGCCGGCATGCCGGAGCGCGCCGTCTGGGCGATCGACGGCGACGGCTGCTTCCAGATGACCAACCAGGAACTCACCACCTGCGCGCTCAACAACATCCCGATCAAGGTCGCCATCATCAACAACGGCGCGCTCGGGATGGTCCGCCAGTGGCAGACCCTGTTCTACAACCAGCGCTACTCCAACACGGTGCTGCACACCGGCGCGGACCCGGACGGCGTCCCCGCCAAGGGCACCCGCGTCCCGGACTTCGTCAAGCTGTCCGAGGCCATGGGCTGCTACGCGATCCGCTGCGAGGACCCGGCCGACCTGGACAAGGTCATCGCCGAGGCCAACGCGATCAACGACCGCCCGGTCGTCATCGACTTCATCGTCCACGAGGACGCGATGGTGTGGCCGATGGTCGCCGCCGGAACCTCCAACGACGAGGTCATGGCGGCGCGCGGTGTCCGTCCCGACTTCGGCGACAACGAAGACGACTGA
- the ilvN gene encoding acetolactate synthase small subunit: MSSKHTLSVLVENKPGVLARITALFSRRGFNIDSLAVGTTEHPDISRITIVVNVAGLPLEQVTKQLNKLVNVLKIVELEPAAAIQRELVLVKVRADNETRSQIVEIVQLFRAKTVDVSPEAVTIEATGGADKLEAMLKMLEQFGIKELVQSGTIAIGRGARSITDRSLRALDRTA, encoded by the coding sequence ATGTCCAGTAAGCACACGCTCTCCGTCCTGGTCGAGAACAAGCCAGGTGTCCTCGCCCGGATCACGGCCCTGTTCTCCCGGCGCGGCTTCAACATCGACTCGCTCGCGGTCGGGACCACCGAACACCCCGACATCTCACGCATCACCATCGTCGTGAACGTCGCGGGCCTGCCCCTGGAGCAGGTGACCAAGCAGCTCAACAAGCTCGTCAACGTGCTGAAGATCGTCGAACTCGAGCCCGCCGCCGCGATCCAGCGCGAGCTCGTCCTGGTGAAGGTCCGCGCGGACAACGAGACCCGCTCCCAGATCGTCGAGATCGTCCAGCTGTTCCGCGCCAAGACCGTCGACGTCTCGCCCGAGGCCGTCACGATCGAGGCGACAGGGGGAGCCGACAAGCTGGAGGCCATGCTCAAGATGCTGGAGCAGTTCGGCATCAAGGAGCTCGTCCAGTCCGGCACCATCGCCATAGGGCGCGGCGCGCGCTCGATCACCGACCGTTCTCTGCGCGCACTCGACCGCACGGCGTAA
- the ilvC gene encoding ketol-acid reductoisomerase translates to MAELFYDDDADLSIIQGRKVAVLGYGSQGHAHALSLRDSGVDVRVGLHEGSKSKAKAEEQGLRVVTPAEAAAEADVIMILVPDPIQAQVYEESVKDNLKDGDALFFGHGLNIRFDFIKPPANVDVCMVAPKGPGHLVRRQYEEGRGVPCIVAVEQDASGKGLELALSYAKGIGGTRAGVIKTTFTEETETDLFGEQAVLCGGTAALVKAGFETLTEAGYQPEIAYFECLHELKLIVDLMYEGGLEKMRWSISETAEWGDYITGPRIITDATKAEMKKVLAEIQDGTFAKNWMAEYHNGLPKYNEYKKADSDHLLETTGKELRKLMSWVDNEEA, encoded by the coding sequence GTGGCCGAGCTGTTCTACGACGACGATGCCGACCTGTCCATCATCCAGGGCCGCAAGGTCGCGGTCCTCGGATACGGCAGCCAGGGCCACGCCCACGCGCTGTCGCTGCGTGACTCGGGTGTCGACGTCCGAGTCGGTCTGCACGAGGGTTCGAAGTCCAAGGCCAAGGCCGAGGAGCAGGGCCTGCGCGTGGTCACCCCGGCCGAGGCCGCGGCCGAGGCCGACGTCATCATGATCCTCGTCCCGGACCCGATCCAGGCCCAGGTCTACGAGGAGTCCGTCAAGGACAACCTCAAGGACGGCGACGCGCTGTTCTTCGGCCACGGCCTGAACATCCGCTTCGACTTCATCAAGCCGCCGGCCAACGTCGACGTCTGCATGGTCGCTCCGAAGGGCCCGGGCCACCTGGTCCGCCGCCAGTACGAGGAGGGCCGCGGCGTCCCGTGCATCGTGGCCGTCGAGCAGGACGCCTCGGGCAAGGGCCTGGAGCTCGCCCTCAGCTACGCGAAGGGGATCGGCGGCACCCGCGCCGGCGTCATCAAGACGACCTTCACCGAGGAGACCGAGACCGACCTGTTCGGCGAGCAGGCCGTCCTCTGCGGTGGCACCGCCGCTCTGGTCAAGGCCGGTTTCGAGACCCTGACCGAGGCCGGCTACCAGCCGGAGATCGCGTACTTCGAGTGCCTCCACGAGCTGAAGCTCATCGTGGACCTCATGTACGAGGGCGGCCTGGAGAAGATGCGCTGGTCCATCTCCGAGACCGCCGAGTGGGGCGACTACATCACCGGCCCCCGGATCATCACGGACGCCACCAAGGCCGAGATGAAGAAGGTTCTCGCGGAGATCCAGGACGGCACCTTCGCCAAGAACTGGATGGCCGAATACCACAACGGCCTGCCCAAGTACAACGAGTACAAGAAGGCCGACAGCGACCACCTGCTGGAGACCACCGGCAAGGAGCTGCGCAAGCTCATGAGCTGGGTCGACAACGAGGAAGCCTAG
- the serA gene encoding phosphoglycerate dehydrogenase, with translation MSSKPVVLIAEELSPATVDALGPDFEIRHCNGADRAELLPAIADVDAILVRSATKVDAEAIAAAKQLKVVARAGVGLDNVDVSSATKAGVMVVNAPTSNIVTAAELACGLLVATARNIPQANTALKNGEWKRSKYTGVELSEKTLGVVGLGRIGVLVAQRMSAFGMKIVAYDPYVQPARAAQMGVKLLTLDELLEVSDFITVHLPKTPETLGLIGDEALHKVKPSVRIVNAARGGIVDEEALASALKEGRVAGAGLDVYTKEPCTDSPLFQFDQVVCTPHLGASTDEAQEKAGIAVAKSVRLALAGELVPDAVNVQGGVIAEDVRPGLPLAEKLGRIFTALAGEVAARLDVEVYGEITQHDVKVLELSALKGVFEDVVDETVSYVNAPLFAQERGVEVRLTTSSESPDHRNVVTVRGTLSSGEEVAVSGTLAGPKHLQKIVAIGEHDVDLALADHMVVLRYEDRPGVVGAVGKILGEAGLNIAGMQVSRQDAGGEALVVLTVDDTIPQGVLTEIAEEIGATSARSVNLTD, from the coding sequence GTGAGCTCGAAACCTGTCGTACTCATCGCCGAAGAGCTGTCGCCCGCCACGGTCGACGCCCTGGGTCCGGACTTCGAGATCCGGCACTGCAACGGCGCCGACCGCGCCGAACTCCTCCCCGCGATCGCCGACGTCGACGCCATCCTGGTGCGCTCCGCCACCAAGGTCGACGCCGAGGCCATCGCCGCCGCGAAGCAGCTCAAGGTCGTCGCCCGCGCGGGCGTCGGTCTCGACAACGTCGACGTCTCCTCGGCCACCAAGGCCGGCGTGATGGTCGTCAACGCCCCTACCTCTAACATCGTCACCGCCGCCGAGCTGGCGTGCGGCCTGCTCGTCGCCACCGCGCGCAACATCCCGCAGGCCAACACCGCGCTGAAGAACGGCGAGTGGAAGCGCTCCAAGTACACGGGTGTGGAGCTCAGCGAGAAGACGCTCGGTGTCGTCGGCCTCGGCCGCATCGGCGTGCTGGTCGCGCAGCGCATGTCCGCCTTCGGCATGAAGATCGTCGCCTACGACCCCTACGTGCAGCCCGCGCGCGCCGCGCAGATGGGCGTCAAGCTCCTCACGCTGGACGAGCTGCTCGAGGTCTCCGACTTCATCACCGTGCACCTGCCGAAGACCCCCGAGACGCTGGGCCTCATCGGTGACGAGGCGCTGCACAAGGTGAAGCCCTCGGTGCGCATCGTCAACGCCGCCCGCGGCGGCATCGTCGACGAGGAGGCACTGGCCTCCGCCCTCAAGGAGGGCCGCGTCGCCGGCGCCGGCCTGGACGTGTACACCAAGGAGCCCTGCACGGACTCCCCGCTGTTCCAGTTCGACCAGGTCGTCTGCACGCCGCACCTCGGTGCCTCCACCGACGAGGCGCAGGAGAAGGCCGGCATCGCCGTCGCCAAGTCCGTCCGCCTGGCGCTCGCCGGTGAACTCGTCCCCGACGCGGTCAACGTCCAGGGCGGCGTCATCGCCGAGGACGTCCGTCCCGGACTGCCGCTCGCCGAGAAGCTCGGCCGGATCTTCACCGCGCTCGCGGGTGAGGTCGCCGCCCGCCTCGACGTCGAGGTCTACGGGGAGATCACCCAGCACGACGTGAAGGTGCTCGAACTCTCCGCGCTCAAGGGCGTCTTCGAGGACGTCGTCGACGAGACCGTCAGCTACGTCAACGCCCCGCTGTTCGCGCAGGAGCGCGGTGTCGAGGTCCGCCTCACCACCAGCTCCGAGTCGCCGGACCACCGCAACGTGGTCACCGTCCGCGGCACGCTGTCCAGCGGCGAGGAGGTCGCGGTCTCCGGCACGCTGGCCGGCCCCAAGCACCTCCAGAAGATCGTCGCGATCGGCGAGCACGACGTCGACCTGGCGCTCGCCGACCACATGGTCGTCCTGCGCTACGAGGACCGTCCCGGCGTCGTCGGCGCGGTCGGCAAGATCCTCGGCGAGGCCGGGCTCAACATCGCCGGCATGCAGGTCTCGCGCCAGGACGCGGGCGGCGAGGCGCTCGTCGTCCTCACGGTCGACGACACCATCCCGCAGGGGGTCCTGACCGAGATCGCCGAGGAGATCGGCGCGACCTCGGCCCGCTCGGTGAACCTCACCGACTGA
- a CDS encoding PucR family transcriptional regulator codes for MKGDYQELVDEISALLGAPATLENRDFGLVAFGAHDSDDDTAMDPVRTRSILTRRSTPAVRAWFEGFGITRATGPVRIPAAPEAGVFRDRICLPVRHRGVVLGYVWLLDADPGPADGQLAAAMDVAARIGALLADEERAGSDLSREFGAVLVAGHGWQRDMAVAALRDALGTGAEGLHTVVCVTPWPGETPSVRTVPSAAALTAVPGAGTQALAALVRLRSADSLDPAAQAADRLRAAAGPGATGGLAAARRGLAELADSWREALSAARAAAAESRYGPVADWSAIGPYRLLAALPRTEDTGPDHTVRTLLTPPHAELARTAEVFLDLAGQASRTATALGVHRQTLYYRLGRVQQLTGLDLNDGEDRLLLHMALKQARL; via the coding sequence GTGAAGGGCGATTACCAGGAGCTGGTCGACGAGATCTCGGCCCTGCTCGGCGCGCCGGCGACCCTGGAGAACCGTGATTTCGGCCTGGTCGCCTTCGGCGCCCACGACAGCGACGACGACACGGCCATGGACCCGGTCCGTACCCGTTCGATCCTGACGCGCCGCTCCACCCCGGCGGTCCGCGCCTGGTTCGAGGGCTTCGGCATCACCCGGGCGACGGGACCGGTCCGCATTCCGGCCGCCCCCGAGGCGGGGGTCTTCCGCGACCGGATCTGCCTGCCGGTACGCCATCGGGGTGTCGTCCTGGGCTATGTCTGGCTGCTCGACGCCGACCCGGGCCCGGCCGACGGGCAGCTCGCGGCGGCGATGGACGTGGCGGCCCGGATCGGCGCCCTGCTCGCCGACGAGGAGCGGGCCGGCTCGGACCTGTCGCGGGAGTTCGGCGCGGTGCTCGTCGCCGGGCACGGATGGCAGCGCGACATGGCGGTGGCGGCCCTGCGCGACGCGCTGGGGACCGGCGCGGAGGGCCTGCACACGGTGGTGTGCGTGACCCCGTGGCCCGGCGAGACGCCCTCCGTCCGCACGGTGCCCTCGGCCGCGGCCCTCACCGCGGTGCCCGGAGCGGGCACCCAGGCGCTCGCGGCGCTGGTGCGGCTGCGCTCCGCCGACTCCCTCGACCCGGCGGCGCAGGCCGCGGACCGGCTGCGCGCCGCCGCGGGGCCGGGCGCGACCGGCGGCCTGGCGGCCGCCCGCCGTGGTCTGGCGGAACTGGCCGACTCCTGGCGCGAGGCACTCTCCGCGGCCCGGGCCGCGGCGGCCGAGTCCCGCTACGGCCCGGTCGCCGACTGGTCGGCCATCGGCCCGTACCGCCTGCTGGCCGCCCTCCCCCGCACCGAGGACACCGGGCCGGACCACACCGTCCGCACCCTGCTGACCCCGCCCCACGCCGAACTGGCCCGGACCGCCGAGGTGTTCCTCGACCTCGCGGGCCAGGCGAGCAGGACCGCCACCGCACTGGGCGTCCACCGCCAGACGCTCTACTACCGCCTCGGCCGCGTCCAGCAGCTCACCGGCCTCGACCTCAACGACGGGGAGGACCGCCTGCTGCTGCACATGGCGCTGAAGCAGGCCCGGCTGTGA
- a CDS encoding proline dehydrogenase family protein has translation MLGPVILAASRSDAMRRFISAAPGTKQVVDRFIAGETVDQVVTVVKDAAGKGLEVTLDVVGEDITTPVQAAAARDAYLELIGRLEELGLGVRAEMSVKLSMFGQSLEGGHELALANVRPVVEAAAAIGTTVTLDAEDHTTLDSMFAIHTELRKDFPQTGCVIQSYLFRTEADARRLAAEGSRVRLVKGAYKEPASVAYQNKPEIDKAYVRVLKTLMLGDGYPMIGSHDPRLIAIGQELARQAGRKLDEYEFQMLYGIRSDEHVRLAAEGHRMRVYTAYGTDWYGYFMRRLAEKPANLLFFGRSVLTKG, from the coding sequence GTGCTGGGTCCCGTGATTCTCGCCGCGTCCCGCAGCGACGCCATGCGCCGTTTCATCTCGGCCGCGCCCGGCACCAAGCAGGTCGTCGACCGGTTCATCGCGGGTGAGACCGTCGACCAGGTCGTCACGGTCGTGAAGGACGCCGCGGGCAAGGGCCTCGAGGTCACCCTCGACGTCGTCGGCGAGGACATCACCACCCCGGTGCAGGCCGCCGCCGCGCGTGACGCCTACCTGGAGCTGATCGGCCGCCTGGAGGAGCTCGGGCTCGGGGTCCGGGCCGAGATGTCCGTCAAGCTGTCGATGTTCGGCCAGTCGCTGGAGGGCGGCCACGAGCTCGCCCTCGCGAACGTCCGCCCGGTCGTCGAGGCCGCCGCCGCGATCGGCACCACGGTCACGCTGGACGCCGAGGACCACACCACCCTCGACTCGATGTTCGCCATCCACACGGAGCTGCGGAAGGACTTCCCGCAGACCGGCTGCGTGATCCAGTCGTACCTGTTCCGCACCGAGGCCGACGCGCGCCGCCTGGCGGCCGAGGGCAGCCGGGTCCGCCTGGTGAAGGGCGCCTACAAGGAGCCCGCCTCCGTCGCGTACCAGAACAAGCCGGAGATCGACAAGGCGTACGTCCGCGTCCTGAAGACCCTGATGCTGGGCGACGGCTACCCGATGATCGGCTCGCACGATCCCCGTCTCATCGCCATCGGCCAGGAGCTCGCACGCCAGGCCGGGCGCAAACTGGACGAGTACGAGTTCCAGATGCTGTACGGCATCCGCAGCGACGAGCACGTCCGGCTCGCGGCCGAGGGCCACCGGATGCGCGTCTACACGGCGTACGGCACCGACTGGTACGGGTACTTCATGCGCCGCCTCGCGGAGAAGCCGGCCAACCTGCTCTTCTTCGGCCGCTCCGTCCTCACCAAGGGCTGA